The following proteins come from a genomic window of Thiothrix winogradskyi:
- a CDS encoding ABC transporter ATP-binding protein, which yields MNVLDVQQVGKAYRHYASEWQRVFNWFGGHIPPSSEQWVLQDVSFSVRQGEAVGIVGQNGAGKSTLLKLITGTQFPTTGNVWVNGRVSAILELGMGFSPELSGRDNVLHTAGLMGFSHEMVLAQMAEIEAFAEIGAYFNEPVRTYSSGMQMRVAFAVATAFRPDILIVDEALSVGDAYFQHKSFNRIREFQQQGTTLLLVTHDHNLVRSVCDRAVLLEKGRLLKQGEPNDVVDFYNAMIGEKEGQGTIRQEQTDMGKTRTVSGTGEARVVEITLTDSAGKPLEIVSVGAAVELRIVVQVHAPIPRLILGYMIRDRLGCPIFGINTDALQCPLDNVEVGELITYSFRFSANLGNGSYSISTALVSTDTHLVNNYEWRDLALVFEVANMNHAYFEGCNWMLPGLEIQRA from the coding sequence ATGAACGTGTTAGATGTGCAGCAGGTCGGTAAGGCTTATCGGCATTACGCTTCGGAATGGCAGCGGGTGTTTAACTGGTTTGGTGGTCACATCCCACCGTCGTCAGAACAGTGGGTGCTGCAAGATGTCAGTTTCAGTGTTCGTCAAGGTGAAGCTGTGGGGATTGTCGGGCAGAATGGCGCGGGTAAAAGTACTCTGCTCAAGTTGATCACGGGCACACAGTTTCCAACTACTGGCAATGTCTGGGTGAATGGGCGAGTCTCGGCGATTTTGGAATTGGGGATGGGGTTTAGCCCAGAGTTAAGCGGGCGGGACAATGTTTTGCACACAGCGGGGCTGATGGGCTTTTCCCATGAAATGGTACTGGCGCAGATGGCGGAGATCGAGGCATTTGCGGAAATCGGTGCGTATTTCAATGAACCTGTGCGCACTTATTCGAGCGGGATGCAGATGCGTGTGGCGTTTGCGGTGGCAACAGCGTTTCGCCCCGATATTTTGATCGTGGATGAGGCATTGTCGGTGGGCGATGCGTATTTTCAGCATAAGAGTTTCAACCGTATCCGTGAATTTCAGCAACAAGGCACGACGTTATTGTTGGTGACACATGACCATAACTTGGTGCGTTCGGTATGTGACCGCGCTGTCTTGCTGGAAAAGGGTAGGTTACTGAAGCAAGGTGAACCGAACGATGTGGTGGATTTTTATAACGCCATGATCGGTGAGAAAGAGGGGCAAGGAACGATTCGCCAAGAACAGACCGATATGGGAAAAACTCGTACAGTGTCGGGAACAGGCGAAGCGAGAGTGGTTGAGATCACGCTAACCGATTCAGCCGGTAAGCCGCTTGAGATCGTGTCCGTTGGTGCAGCGGTTGAGTTGCGGATTGTGGTGCAGGTTCATGCACCCATTCCTCGTTTGATATTGGGTTATATGATTAGAGATCGGCTCGGATGCCCTATTTTTGGGATAAATACCGATGCGTTGCAATGCCCGTTGGATAACGTAGAGGTTGGGGAATTGATCACTTATTCCTTTCGCTTCTCGGCGAATTTGGGGAATGGGAGCTATTCGATTTCCACTGCTTTGGTGAGTACCGATACCCACCTAGTTAACAATTACGAATGGCGTGATTTGGCGCTGGTATTCGAGGTGGCGAATATGAACCATGCTTATTTTGAGGGGTGTAACTGGATGTTGCCAGGATTGGAGATTCAACGCGCATGA
- a CDS encoding ABC transporter permease, giving the protein MKGMLLAAWGFQHFIISSILNEFRVRFIRSSLGGLWGILQPLMQVAIFAFILSHVLASKLPGIDNPYAYAIYLLAGTLAWNLFAEVIQRSLTLFIDHGNLLKKISFPRISLPIIVAGGALLNNILLLLAILFIFLLLGHVPGVQILWLPLLILVTLGFGLGLGLILGVLNVFMRDIGQVVPIVLQFLFWFTPIVYMSSIIPENYRQWLVLNPMYSVVEAYHQVLVFNQPPALGGVIVIGVLAVLLSLMAIILFRKASPEMVDML; this is encoded by the coding sequence ATGAAAGGTATGTTGCTGGCAGCGTGGGGTTTCCAGCATTTTATTATTTCGTCCATCCTCAATGAGTTTCGGGTGCGTTTTATCCGTAGCAGCTTGGGCGGTTTGTGGGGCATTCTTCAGCCGTTGATGCAGGTGGCGATTTTTGCTTTTATTCTCTCGCATGTGTTGGCTAGCAAACTGCCGGGGATCGACAATCCGTATGCGTATGCGATTTACCTGCTGGCAGGTACGTTGGCTTGGAATCTATTTGCTGAGGTGATACAGCGTTCCCTTACGTTGTTTATTGATCATGGTAACTTACTGAAAAAGATTTCTTTTCCACGAATTAGTTTGCCGATCATCGTAGCAGGGGGGGCATTGTTAAATAACATTTTGTTATTATTGGCTATTCTTTTTATTTTTTTGCTGTTAGGGCATGTCCCCGGTGTGCAAATTTTGTGGTTGCCGCTGTTGATATTGGTGACATTGGGGTTTGGGTTAGGCTTAGGGCTGATTCTCGGTGTGCTGAATGTGTTTATGCGTGACATTGGGCAGGTAGTGCCAATTGTGTTGCAATTTTTGTTTTGGTTTACCCCAATTGTGTATATGTCGAGCATTATCCCGGAAAACTACCGCCAATGGTTGGTGCTGAATCCTATGTATTCGGTGGTCGAGGCTTACCATCAAGTGTTGGTATTTAATCAGCCTCCCGCTCTGGGGGGAGTTATCGTGATCGGGGTGTTGGCAGTGTTGTTGTCATTGATGGCGATAATCCTGTTCCGCAAGGCCAGCCCGGAAATGGTGGACATGCTATGA
- a CDS encoding NAD-dependent epimerase/dehydratase family protein, translating into MIKRVLVTGAQGFTGHYLVELLRQLGHEVYGLQADIRDLDALTAEVTSVNPTHVVHLAGISFTLDGKDINIYQVHLIGSENLLKACMEIRENLQKVILVSTSHVYGFGNGEPLDEDFPVAPRSHYAVSKYAMECVAENYRDDLSIIITRPFNYTGYGQAGRFLVPKLVSHFKQRLPAIELGNIDVARDFSDVRWVAQVYRALLDSEYEGVVNLCSGRAVTIRYILDYLQQKTGHEIQLNQKVDLIRKECLLQVGNHAKLDAWVGIKPYPFESTLDWMLSGESI; encoded by the coding sequence ATGATAAAACGGGTGTTGGTCACTGGTGCGCAAGGTTTTACTGGGCATTATTTGGTTGAACTGCTGCGGCAACTGGGGCATGAGGTCTACGGATTACAAGCAGATATCCGCGATTTGGATGCGCTGACGGCTGAAGTCACAAGTGTCAATCCTACTCATGTGGTGCATCTGGCGGGTATAAGCTTTACGTTGGATGGCAAAGACATCAACATTTATCAAGTCCATTTGATTGGCAGTGAAAACTTGCTGAAAGCCTGCATGGAGATTCGTGAGAATTTGCAGAAAGTGATTTTAGTGAGTACCTCGCATGTGTACGGTTTTGGCAATGGTGAGCCGCTGGATGAAGACTTTCCAGTCGCACCGCGCAGTCACTACGCCGTTAGCAAGTACGCGATGGAGTGTGTTGCTGAAAACTATCGAGATGATTTGTCGATCATTATTACCCGTCCGTTTAATTACACCGGCTATGGTCAGGCGGGGCGTTTCCTCGTGCCAAAGTTAGTCAGCCATTTTAAACAGCGTTTGCCAGCCATTGAGCTGGGGAATATTGATGTGGCGCGAGATTTTTCTGACGTGCGTTGGGTGGCTCAAGTCTATCGTGCGTTGTTAGACAGTGAATACGAAGGCGTTGTGAATCTGTGTTCCGGTCGGGCGGTGACGATTCGCTACATTTTGGATTATTTGCAGCAAAAAACTGGGCATGAGATTCAGCTTAATCAGAAGGTTGATTTGATCCGTAAAGAATGCCTGTTACAGGTCGGTAATCACGCCAAGTTGGATGCGTGGGTGGGCATTAAGCCGTATCCGTTCGAGTCCACGTTGGATTGGATGTTGAGCGGAGAGTCGATATGA
- a CDS encoding glycosyltransferase family 4 protein, with amino-acid sequence MGIKLLVDIQPLLRRRTGVGNYIFYLLRELLNDARVEDVVGVSGWRFYQRDELMSLLFSNATSCPSPDKGRLGGVFLLRHIPYLRQIRGAVQALRLKLEWARYHDYVFWGGNYTLPRLHGLKSIVTVYDFSHLHYPEFHPADRVKFLKAHLPGVMVRASAVAVISEATREDLYATLGKTVKLPPVFVVSPAAADSVVREGVRERYALPPQFILSVGTLEPRKNVARLLEAYKQLEPALQAAWPLLLVGDSGWLTQTLAATLAQESHVRWIGYVPDADMTGLYQAAGVFAYVSLFEGFGMPVLEAMTNGVPVLTSNSSSLPEVAGGAAILVNPLSVDDIADSLRTLLLDDDLRLALKALGVARANQFSWQVSASHFLDCCETIR; translated from the coding sequence TGTTGTCGGCGTCAGTGGCTGGCGTTTTTATCAGCGTGACGAGCTAATGAGTTTGCTGTTTTCCAACGCCACCTCTTGTCCCTCCCCTGATAAGGGGAGGTTAGGAGGGGTTTTTTTGCTACGCCACATCCCTTACTTGCGCCAAATCCGTGGTGCAGTCCAAGCCCTACGCCTCAAGCTGGAATGGGCGCGTTACCACGATTATGTATTCTGGGGCGGGAATTACACCTTGCCACGATTGCACGGTTTAAAAAGTATCGTCACTGTCTATGATTTTTCCCATCTGCATTACCCTGAGTTTCATCCAGCCGATCGGGTCAAGTTTTTAAAAGCACATCTGCCCGGTGTGATGGTGCGTGCCAGCGCGGTAGCGGTGATATCCGAAGCAACCCGTGAGGATTTATACGCCACATTGGGTAAAACAGTAAAACTACCGCCTGTTTTCGTGGTCTCACCTGCTGCCGCTGATAGCGTCGTGCGAGAAGGTGTACGTGAAAGGTATGCATTGCCGCCTCAATTTATTCTTTCCGTGGGTACGTTAGAGCCACGCAAGAATGTCGCCCGTTTGCTTGAGGCATATAAACAATTAGAGCCTGCACTACAAGCAGCATGGCCACTGTTATTAGTGGGAGATTCAGGCTGGCTAACGCAAACCTTGGCAGCGACCTTAGCACAGGAAAGTCATGTGCGTTGGATAGGTTATGTGCCGGATGCCGACATGACAGGGCTGTATCAAGCCGCTGGTGTGTTTGCTTATGTATCCTTGTTTGAAGGTTTCGGGATGCCGGTGTTGGAAGCAATGACAAACGGCGTGCCAGTGTTGACTTCGAATAGCAGTTCACTGCCAGAGGTGGCGGGGGGGGCTGCGATATTAGTTAACCCCTTGAGTGTTGATGATATTGCTGATAGCTTGCGCACTTTACTGCTTGATGATGACCTACGGCTTGCTTTGAAGGCATTAGGTGTGGCACGAGCAAATCAATTTAGTTGGCAGGTATCTGCCAGTCACTTTTTGGATTGCTGCGAAACAATCCGCTAA